A genomic region of Exiguobacterium sp. Helios contains the following coding sequences:
- the ptsG gene encoding glucose-specific PTS transporter subunit IIBC, whose protein sequence is MWKNVFGVLQRIGKALMLPVAILPAAGLLLAFGTAFQNPNLTQYLPFLENDALVVIWRVMQDAGDIIFANLGLLFAVGVAIGLANGEGVAGLAAIVGFLIMNKVISSFLQITPEKITEAQKSSDLSYATVLGIPTLQMGVFGGIIAGLIAAYSYNKFFKIKLPDFLGFFAGKRFVPIATALFSLVAGFALSYIWPPIGTGINTFSKTIIESNETLSAFIFGLVERSLIPFGLHHIWYSSFWFQFGEYTDKAGNLVNGDQRIFFAQLKDGVPFTAGTYMTGKYPFMMFGLPAACLAMYHTVAKDRRKAVEGLYFSAALTSFLTGITEPVEFSFVFVAPLLFAVHAVFAGLSFMIMDILNVKIGMTFSGGLIDYTLFGILPNRTSWWLVIPVGLVFAVIYYFGFRFVIKKFDLKIPGREAIQEGAATAGATAGELPYEILQAFGGPANIKHLDACITRLRITVNDKSGVNKERLKQLGAAGVLEVGDNVQAIFGPKSDGIKTEMAEIMNDPNYQPPAKPEADPIPQVPTGAEARTDDRSDLAGKDGAYVPVEGYVSPLSGVIRSLDDVPDQVFSGRMMGDGYAIEPTEGYVVSPVSGEITTFFPTKHAIGILADNGDEILIHIGIDTVSLEGKGFEALAKAGDRVEPGSPLLNVDLEQIRPLVPSLLTPIIVTNSGDRKVSVDVGKTVEAGEKISYDIK, encoded by the coding sequence ATGTGGAAAAACGTGTTCGGTGTATTGCAACGGATCGGTAAAGCGCTGATGTTACCGGTCGCAATCCTACCGGCAGCGGGGCTGCTCCTGGCGTTTGGTACGGCGTTTCAAAACCCGAACCTGACGCAGTATCTTCCGTTTCTCGAAAATGATGCACTAGTGGTCATTTGGCGGGTCATGCAAGATGCAGGGGACATCATCTTTGCCAATTTAGGATTACTGTTTGCCGTCGGGGTTGCGATTGGCCTTGCGAATGGTGAAGGGGTCGCCGGGTTAGCTGCGATTGTCGGATTTTTGATCATGAACAAAGTTATCAGCTCATTTTTACAGATTACACCTGAAAAGATTACAGAAGCACAAAAGTCGAGTGATTTATCGTATGCCACCGTGTTAGGGATACCGACCCTGCAAATGGGGGTATTCGGAGGGATCATCGCCGGATTGATTGCGGCGTACAGCTATAATAAATTCTTTAAGATTAAACTTCCGGATTTCCTTGGATTCTTTGCCGGTAAACGATTTGTACCAATTGCTACAGCGCTATTCAGTTTAGTCGCTGGTTTTGCACTGTCTTATATTTGGCCACCAATCGGGACAGGAATCAACACGTTCTCGAAAACCATCATCGAATCAAACGAAACGTTATCTGCCTTCATTTTTGGATTAGTCGAACGTTCCCTCATTCCGTTTGGTCTCCACCATATTTGGTATTCAAGTTTCTGGTTCCAGTTCGGTGAATACACCGATAAAGCCGGTAATCTCGTCAACGGGGATCAGCGGATCTTCTTCGCCCAGTTAAAAGATGGTGTTCCATTTACAGCCGGAACGTATATGACGGGAAAATATCCGTTCATGATGTTTGGACTTCCTGCTGCCTGTCTTGCGATGTATCATACGGTTGCGAAAGATCGCCGAAAAGCAGTTGAAGGGTTATATTTCTCGGCTGCCCTGACTTCTTTCCTGACAGGGATCACTGAACCTGTTGAGTTTTCGTTCGTATTCGTTGCACCGTTATTGTTTGCAGTCCATGCTGTTTTTGCCGGATTATCCTTTATGATCATGGACATCCTGAATGTCAAAATCGGGATGACCTTCTCCGGAGGATTGATTGACTATACGTTGTTCGGTATTTTACCAAACCGGACTTCCTGGTGGCTCGTCATTCCGGTAGGTCTCGTCTTCGCGGTCATTTATTACTTTGGTTTCCGTTTCGTCATCAAGAAATTTGATTTGAAGATTCCTGGACGCGAAGCGATTCAGGAAGGTGCAGCAACAGCCGGTGCGACAGCCGGTGAATTGCCGTATGAAATTCTTCAAGCGTTTGGTGGACCCGCGAATATCAAACACTTGGATGCTTGTATCACACGACTCCGGATTACCGTCAATGATAAATCTGGGGTCAACAAAGAGCGCTTGAAACAACTCGGTGCTGCCGGTGTCCTCGAAGTAGGGGATAACGTCCAGGCAATCTTTGGTCCGAAGTCGGATGGCATCAAGACCGAAATGGCAGAAATTATGAACGACCCGAACTATCAACCGCCGGCTAAGCCGGAAGCTGATCCGATTCCACAAGTGCCAACAGGAGCGGAAGCGCGGACGGATGACCGCTCTGACTTAGCCGGTAAAGATGGAGCATATGTACCGGTTGAAGGATATGTTTCGCCACTGAGCGGTGTGATTCGTTCACTTGATGACGTACCGGATCAGGTTTTCTCTGGACGGATGATGGGTGACGGTTATGCGATTGAGCCGACAGAAGGATATGTCGTTTCTCCTGTATCCGGTGAAATCACGACGTTCTTCCCGACGAAACACGCGATTGGCATCCTTGCTGATAATGGAGACGAAATTTTAATTCATATCGGAATCGATACCGTCTCGCTTGAAGGAAAAGGATTCGAAGCACTCGCGAAAGCCGGGGATCGGGTCGAACCGGGATCACCATTATTAAATGTTGATCTAGAACAAATCCGGCCACTTGTTCCATCGTTACTCACGCCAATCATCGTCACGAACAGCGGCGACCGGAAAGTCTCGGTCGATGTTGGAAAAACAGTCGAAGCCGGTGAAAAGATTTCGTATGACATTAAATAA